Part of the Nitrospirota bacterium genome, ATGATCCCGGGCCGGTTCCGGACAAGCTCATTATTTGGAAGTGTTTCCTGTTGCCATTCGCAGAGCCTTGACGAGCCTGAAGGATTTCTTCAAGAATCCCACTATGATATTCCAATATTGAGCCCTTAAAGGCTTAAAACTGGGAAACGGCTGAATTTGCATTATTTAACGGACAGATAGATATTGTCTTAATCATATTTTGTCCAGTTTCAGGGGTGCAGTACAAGCGATACATTATCCCCCTCGCCGGTTTTCCTCTAAGATTTCTGCAGGCATAGGGTAATGAAGACGCCAGATTATTTTGACTGGGCGCTCACTCTCGTAACTGACGAGATCTGCAGGACCTAAATATGTGAAGGGAGTTGTGACTCCATCTCGCCTCTTTGTGGCACGGACAAAGATGAGGATCGTATAGTCCCGCTCCACATGATTTATCAGGTTTTGTCCCGTGTCACTGTTTTGTGTCGTGTTCGACTGAGATTCCCAGTGCAGAAGTTCCCGGCTGATGGGATAATCGGCATACATGGTACTTGGCGAGAACTCCCGTTCTGTTTTCTGAAAGGTAATAAGCAATGCATACGTCTTGATTTTGCTGAAGTGGAGCACCCCGACCCCAACCGGTCCTGCGGATTCAATGGTTGCCATCCCCAGGGCAGCTTTGATGTCTGAATTGCCATACCTGGCGTGTAGTTCCAGGGTGCAGGGGAAGGGTAATTCCGATAAGATTCCGCTGATGCGTGTTTCCTCCTCTGCCCATTCAAGGACTTCTTCCATGTCAGTGAGAACTGACCTGTTGCCTGCAAGCCTGGAGAATGAATCCTTAAGAGTCGATAACCCAAATGCTGAACCAGGCTTGCCCCATAACCGGTAATGGATGGATAGGGCAAAGTCACCTGCCTCATCCAGGGCGCCCTGGATATCGTTTAGACGAAGTCTATCTACTTGATGAAAGAGATTAATATGTCTACTGCATCAGCAGATCTCATCTCTGCCTGCAGCTCCTGAATAAGCTGCGGCTCGTGGGGTGAACCGGTAAACAAACTGCTCTCGACTATTGGTGTTGCAGGGCGAGGCAGCCCTTGCTGAGCGTAGTGTGGCGGGGTAATTTCTGATAGAACAGATTTTTCTGCAAACACAAGTCTGTGTTTCCCGAGATGGGAATTTTCATTGGTGCCTGCAAGAATATCAATCAGACGATTGCAGAGGTTAAGCCGTTCAAGAGGATCAGTCTCCTGTAATAAAGACTTCTCTATAACTGAAGTTAAAAATGCAGCATAGCGGTAGGGCTGCTCCTCAGGGTCAATCTTGGATAAGACAGACCGCAGCTCTGGATGACGTAAGAGCGCATCACGCAGCCCTTCATCCAGCAAGGCTTCATAAATACCGTAAGGGAGAGTATGACCACAATCATTATATCTTAAATTACTCAGGTATTACCTCCTTAGACAATGGCCTACGGCATCTAATCCATTTTAGCCTCTTTTATAGGGGCATCAACTTGCTCAAGTCTGTATCTTATCAAAGAAAGGTTCTCTTCCTTCATACTGCAATCCCTTCACGATATACGTTCTTAATAAAAACCGACTCCCGTAGAGGGCTATTTCTTAAAGTATCCATGCTTATTGCAACAGGCATAATAATGATATCCTCAGTAAAGCCAGCTTCCCATGCACAATCACTGATATACTTTTCAATAGAGTGGTCGAGACGATCCACCACTATGAACACATCCAAGTCTGACTCTTCAGTAGCGCTTCCTCTGGCCCTTGAGCCAAAGACCCTGAATTCGAGTATATTAACCTTTTGAGATACAAGATTCTTAAATGTCTCAATAACTTTTAGTTCCTTTTCAAGCACTTATATCTCTCCCTTCCATGCCTTTTTTCGCTGTAAACCAACACCATGTAGTAGCCAGCATCAGAGAAAACCTTGCCCTCAAGACATTTGAATTTATCAAGCTTAGCGTGGATATTATCTTCACAGATGGAAGTAAAAAGTTAGACTTATCTATGCTTTTTCTTTTATAGACATTTTATGTTCAAGGTCATTTTGATCTTTCTCTTTCCTGATTCTATTAAGCAACATCCCCTCTGGCTCATCCTTCGGATTCTGCGGGACGAATTTTCCCAGCACTGCCAGGTTCAGAATAAACCAGCGCAGGCTCGGCACTGCGTCTGTCGTGTCAATCAGGCGATCAAGGTTGTGAAGCAGCCTTTCTGCGTTCATTCTTCACCTTCTTCCCTTGCCCACTCTATCAGACGCTGTTTCAGATCCTCTTTTGAAGGCAGGTAAAGCTGGTATTCCCTGGCATGAATGCCGGCATCTTTAGGCAGGGTCAACTCAACCAGTGCGTCGCGTTTCTTTTTGCATAGGATGATGCCGACAGTCGGCTGCTCATCTACCTGCTTCACATAACGGTCAAAATAATTGACGTACATTTGCATCTGCCCAAGATCTTGATGAGTCAGTTTGTCAATTTTAAGATCAATCAAAACATAACAACGCAGCAAACGATT contains:
- a CDS encoding DUF3427 domain-containing protein, with amino-acid sequence MNLFHQVDRLRLNDIQGALDEAGDFALSIHYRLWGKPGSAFGLSTLKDSFSRLAGNRSVLTDMEEVLEWAEEETRISGILSELPFPCTLELHARYGNSDIKAALGMATIESAGPVGVGVLHFSKIKTYALLITFQKTEREFSPSTMYADYPISRELLHWESQSNTTQNSDTGQNLINHVERDYTILIFVRATKRRDGVTTPFTYLGPADLVSYESERPVKIIWRLHYPMPAEILEENRRGG
- a CDS encoding nucleotidyltransferase domain-containing protein → MLEKELKVIETFKNLVSQKVNILEFRVFGSRARGSATEESDLDVFIVVDRLDHSIEKYISDCAWEAGFTEDIIIMPVAISMDTLRNSPLRESVFIKNVYREGIAV